Proteins from a genomic interval of Mycobacterium paragordonae:
- the eccD gene encoding type VII secretion integral membrane protein EccD, producing MSAEQHDAAGTPAAVLPPRVLVAVTAATTKVGVVLDACAPVSVQMSALVEVINARLDELGQPAMTAGQGRGRWALCWVDGNALKPSRSLADQGVRDGTRLWLRFVPDSEARINVVEHVTSAVAEELTKRWPGLTPAWAGRVGAAMVVAGVLAASVLMLRWRYGHPGWWPSLFCGALAVMLFTAAVIIVVRLTRTEPRRIGDTLLLTGGVPAGVGAAAVVPGPVGAPHAALGLATLISAAVLIVRFTGRYIALGTAVVVAGGAAGLAALARMFLVTSAVTLLTTVLLASVLMMHLAPTVARWAAGIRLPVFPSASGRWIFETRPDLPSDKVVASGGIATYDGPESVRDVVVCTDRAHAYLSGLLIATATLMVVCCVGLCDPHGPRRWLPLLVAGLVAVAVLLRGRSFTDRWQATVLAAAAVAVVIGVAGRYVVGLWTVAALVVGASVMVAVPVAGLVAGVVVPHRFYTPTFRKVVEWIEYLCLAAVFPLGFWLMGVLAAIRYR from the coding sequence GTGAGCGCCGAGCAGCACGACGCCGCGGGCACACCGGCGGCGGTGTTACCGCCGCGGGTGCTGGTGGCAGTGACGGCCGCAACGACCAAAGTCGGTGTGGTTCTGGATGCCTGCGCGCCGGTGTCGGTGCAGATGTCGGCCCTGGTCGAGGTGATCAATGCCCGGCTCGACGAGCTTGGGCAGCCCGCCATGACCGCCGGGCAGGGCCGGGGCCGGTGGGCGTTGTGCTGGGTGGACGGCAACGCGCTCAAACCATCGCGATCGCTGGCCGATCAGGGTGTCCGCGACGGCACGCGCCTGTGGCTTCGGTTCGTGCCTGATAGTGAGGCGCGGATCAATGTGGTCGAACATGTGACCTCGGCGGTGGCCGAGGAGCTCACCAAGCGGTGGCCGGGTCTGACGCCGGCCTGGGCGGGGCGGGTCGGGGCGGCGATGGTGGTCGCCGGCGTGCTGGCCGCCTCGGTGTTGATGCTGCGGTGGCGTTATGGCCACCCGGGGTGGTGGCCGAGCCTGTTCTGCGGCGCCCTGGCGGTCATGCTGTTCACCGCGGCGGTGATCATCGTGGTGCGCTTGACCCGCACCGAACCTCGCCGAATCGGCGACACATTGCTGCTGACCGGTGGCGTGCCGGCGGGGGTGGGTGCCGCAGCGGTGGTGCCGGGCCCGGTCGGGGCCCCGCATGCGGCCTTGGGTTTGGCGACGCTGATCAGCGCGGCGGTGCTGATAGTTCGGTTCACCGGCCGCTATATCGCCCTGGGGACAGCGGTGGTCGTGGCCGGTGGGGCGGCCGGGCTGGCTGCGCTGGCGCGCATGTTCCTGGTGACCTCGGCGGTGACCCTGTTGACCACTGTGCTGCTGGCGTCAGTGCTGATGATGCACCTGGCGCCGACCGTGGCGCGGTGGGCGGCGGGGATCCGGTTGCCGGTGTTCCCATCGGCGTCGGGGCGCTGGATTTTTGAAACCCGCCCAGACCTGCCGTCGGACAAAGTGGTGGCCTCCGGCGGCATCGCCACCTATGACGGGCCGGAGTCGGTGCGTGATGTGGTGGTGTGCACCGACCGGGCCCACGCCTATTTGTCGGGGCTGCTGATCGCCACGGCCACCCTGATGGTGGTGTGTTGCGTGGGGTTGTGCGATCCGCACGGGCCGCGGCGATGGCTGCCGCTGCTGGTGGCGGGATTGGTGGCGGTGGCTGTGTTACTGCGAGGCCGCTCGTTCACTGATCGGTGGCAGGCCACGGTGCTGGCGGCGGCGGCCGTCGCGGTGGTGATCGGTGTGGCGGGCCGTTACGTGGTGGGGTTGTGGACGGTGGCGGCTTTGGTGGTCGGGGCATCGGTGATGGTTGCCGTGCCGGTCGCGGGACTGGTGGCCGGGGTGGTGGTGCCGCACCGGTTTTACACCCCGACGTTCCGCAAAGTCGTGGAGTGGATCGAATACCTGTGTCTGGCCGCCGTTTTCCCGTTGGGGTTCTGGCTCATGGGTGTGCTGGCCGCGATCCGGTACCGGTAG